A genome region from Dehalococcoidia bacterium includes the following:
- the secA gene encoding preprotein translocase subunit SecA, whose product MAKLLSKVFGDANEKQVKKLLPIVARINQLEPEMEALSDDRLRAKTDEFRERLAKGETLDDILPEAYAVVREASRRTTGMRHFDVQLMGGIVLHQGKIAEMKTGEGKTLVATLPLYLNALEGHGAHLVTVNDYLAKRDAQWMGPVYNALGLSVGCLQHDSAYIYTPEKVSDAPNMEHIAPVPRREAYQADITYGTNNEFGFDYLRDNMAVDLERTVQRELHYAIVDEVDNILIDEARTPLIISGPAAESTQTYYTFARLVPRLQQEVDYTIDEKMRSVALTEQGIAKLEQWLGVKNIYDPQYYRLTRYMEAALKAHILYRRDRDYVVKDGEIVIVDDFTGRLMFGRRWSDGLHQAVEAKEGVKIQQETITYATITLQNYFRLYDKLAGMTGTAWTERDEFFKIYRLDVVVIPTHKPLVRHEFPDLVYRTEEGKFRAVVKEIEERHAAGQPMLVGTVSIEKSEYLSEMLRRRGISHQVLNAKYHEKEAAIIAQAGRYGAVTIATNMAGRGTDIILGGKADGRPQEEWLEEHNKVVETGGLHIIGTERHEARRIDNQLRGRAGRQGDPGSSRFYVSFQDDIMRRFAPEWLPNMMRSLGMDEDMPIESKMVTKAIETAQTKVEGHNFDIRKHVVEYDDVMNMHRDVIYRERRKILEGADLKSNILDMLRDEIRLILDFHAPGRREEEWDIEGLRAELEAIFPLPPSLSAKRLAEMSREEMEEAVFAAAMEQYERKERDVGPEAMRTLERLVMLRVIDMLWVEHLTAMDEMRQGIGLAAYGQQDPLVVYKREAHDMWEQLLANIRRQITHSIYRVEFVRRAEQAPAAAAPAGRDGGTPPEEGKAEAASAVPAGARAAAAAGGGKAAGGRAAARRPIGAQKIGRNDPCPCGSGKKYKKCHGKNL is encoded by the coding sequence ATGGCAAAGCTGCTCAGCAAGGTTTTTGGCGACGCTAATGAGAAGCAGGTCAAGAAGCTGCTGCCGATCGTCGCCAGGATCAATCAGCTCGAGCCTGAGATGGAGGCCCTGAGCGACGACCGACTGCGGGCAAAGACGGACGAGTTCCGCGAGCGGCTCGCGAAGGGCGAAACGCTGGACGATATCCTGCCCGAGGCGTATGCCGTCGTGCGGGAGGCGTCGCGGCGTACCACCGGCATGCGTCACTTCGACGTGCAGCTCATGGGCGGCATCGTCCTCCACCAGGGCAAGATCGCTGAGATGAAGACCGGCGAAGGCAAAACGCTTGTCGCCACGCTGCCGCTCTACCTTAACGCCCTCGAGGGGCACGGCGCCCATCTCGTGACCGTTAACGACTACCTGGCCAAACGCGACGCTCAATGGATGGGGCCGGTCTACAATGCCCTCGGCCTTAGCGTCGGTTGCCTCCAGCACGATTCCGCCTATATATACACCCCTGAAAAGGTCAGCGATGCGCCCAATATGGAGCACATCGCGCCCGTGCCGCGCCGCGAGGCCTATCAGGCCGATATCACCTACGGCACGAACAACGAGTTCGGCTTCGACTATCTGCGCGACAACATGGCCGTCGACCTGGAGCGGACGGTGCAGCGCGAGCTCCACTACGCCATCGTGGACGAGGTCGACAACATATTGATCGACGAGGCGCGAACGCCGCTCATCATCAGCGGCCCGGCGGCGGAAAGCACGCAGACCTACTACACCTTCGCCCGTCTGGTCCCCCGCCTCCAGCAGGAAGTCGACTACACGATCGACGAGAAGATGCGTTCGGTGGCGCTGACCGAACAGGGGATCGCGAAGCTCGAGCAGTGGCTGGGCGTGAAGAACATCTACGATCCCCAGTACTACCGTCTTACCCGCTACATGGAGGCGGCGCTCAAGGCGCACATCCTCTACCGGCGCGACCGTGACTACGTGGTCAAGGACGGCGAGATCGTCATCGTCGATGACTTCACGGGGCGGCTCATGTTCGGGCGGCGGTGGTCGGACGGTCTGCATCAGGCGGTGGAGGCGAAGGAAGGGGTGAAGATCCAGCAGGAGACGATCACCTACGCCACTATCACCCTTCAGAACTACTTCCGCCTGTACGACAAGCTGGCGGGCATGACGGGCACGGCCTGGACTGAGCGCGACGAGTTCTTCAAGATCTACCGCCTCGATGTCGTCGTCATACCAACGCACAAGCCGCTGGTCCGCCATGAGTTCCCTGACCTCGTCTACCGGACGGAGGAGGGCAAGTTCCGCGCCGTCGTTAAAGAAATCGAGGAGCGGCACGCGGCGGGACAGCCGATGCTTGTGGGCACAGTGTCCATCGAGAAGTCGGAGTACCTATCGGAGATGCTGCGTCGCCGCGGCATTTCCCACCAGGTGCTGAACGCCAAGTACCACGAGAAAGAGGCGGCGATCATCGCCCAGGCGGGACGCTACGGCGCCGTCACCATCGCCACGAACATGGCCGGCCGCGGCACGGACATCATCCTCGGCGGGAAGGCGGACGGGCGCCCGCAGGAGGAGTGGCTCGAAGAGCACAACAAGGTGGTGGAGACAGGCGGTCTCCACATCATCGGCACCGAGCGCCATGAGGCGCGCCGGATCGATAACCAGCTCCGCGGCCGCGCCGGACGCCAGGGCGACCCCGGCAGCTCCCGCTTCTACGTCTCCTTCCAGGACGACATCATGCGCCGGTTCGCCCCTGAATGGCTTCCGAATATGATGCGCAGTCTGGGCATGGACGAGGACATGCCCATCGAGAGCAAGATGGTCACGAAGGCGATTGAGACGGCGCAGACGAAGGTCGAGGGCCACAACTTCGACATCCGCAAGCACGTCGTTGAGTATGACGACGTGATGAACATGCACCGCGACGTTATCTACCGCGAGCGGCGCAAGATACTGGAGGGCGCCGATCTCAAGAGCAACATCCTCGACATGCTGCGCGACGAAATCCGCCTCATACTCGACTTCCACGCGCCCGGCCGCCGCGAGGAGGAGTGGGACATCGAAGGGCTGCGGGCTGAGCTGGAGGCGATCTTCCCGCTACCCCCATCGCTCAGCGCCAAGAGGCTGGCCGAAATGTCGCGCGAGGAGATGGAGGAAGCTGTCTTCGCGGCTGCCATGGAGCAGTACGAGCGCAAGGAGCGCGACGTCGGGCCGGAAGCGATGCGTACGCTCGAGCGGCTGGTGATGCTGCGCGTTATCGACATGCTGTGGGTGGAGCACCTGACGGCGATGGACGAGATGCGCCAGGGAATAGGGCTGGCGGCGTACGGCCAGCAGGACCCGCTGGTCGTCTACAAGCGGGAGGCCCACGACATGTGGGAGCAACTTCTCGCCAACATTCGGCGTCAGATAACGCACTCGATCTATAGGGTTGAGTTCGTGCGGCGGGCGGAACAGGCGCCGGCAGCGGCGGCGCCCGCAGGGCGGGACGGCGGCACGCCCCCGGAGGAGGGGAAGGCGGAAGCGGCATCGGCGGTCCCCGCCGGAGCGAGGGCGGCGGCAGCGGCGGGTGGTGGCAAGGCGGCCGGCGGCAGGGCCGCGGCGCGTCGACCCATCGGCGCGCAAAAGATCGGCAGGAACGACCCCTGCCCCTGCGGCAGCGGCAAGAAGTACAAGAAATGCCACGGCAAGAACCTGTGA
- a CDS encoding ribose-phosphate pyrophosphokinase, with protein sequence MFSELRIFTGNAHPELALNITRYLEAPLGECEVFEFSNENIFVRICENVRQRDVFIVQPLASPVNTRLMELLIMIDAFRRASAGRITAVIPYFAYGRSDKKDQPRVPITARLLADLITTAGADRVLTVDLHVPQIQGFFRIPVDELTAFPSLGDYFRDRDHDNLVVVAPDLARAKDARNIAAKLDVPLAIVEKRRTGNVQSAEAIQLIGEVKGRNALIVDDEIDRGSTLTEVVKLLLKKGCGQVLAAAVHGVFSGPAIERLRESPVEEVVITDTLPQPAEKRLDKIRTLSVAPLLGEAIRRIHSGQSVGALFEQV encoded by the coding sequence GTGTTTTCTGAACTAAGGATCTTCACGGGAAACGCGCATCCGGAGCTGGCCCTGAACATTACCAGGTATCTGGAGGCGCCGCTGGGTGAGTGTGAGGTCTTCGAGTTCAGCAACGAGAACATTTTTGTGCGGATCTGCGAGAACGTGCGCCAGCGCGACGTCTTCATCGTGCAGCCGCTGGCCTCGCCGGTGAACACACGTCTCATGGAACTGCTCATCATGATCGACGCCTTCCGTCGCGCTTCCGCGGGACGCATCACCGCCGTCATCCCTTACTTCGCGTACGGTCGCAGCGACAAGAAAGACCAGCCGCGCGTGCCGATAACCGCCCGTCTGCTGGCTGACCTGATAACGACGGCCGGCGCCGACCGCGTGCTCACCGTCGACTTGCACGTGCCCCAGATACAGGGCTTCTTCCGGATACCCGTGGACGAGCTTACCGCCTTCCCCAGTCTCGGCGACTATTTCCGCGACCGCGACCACGACAACCTGGTCGTCGTCGCGCCCGACCTGGCCCGCGCCAAGGACGCGCGCAACATCGCCGCCAAGCTGGATGTTCCCCTCGCCATCGTCGAGAAGAGGCGCACAGGGAACGTGCAATCGGCGGAGGCGATACAGCTCATCGGCGAGGTGAAAGGCAGGAACGCCCTCATAGTGGACGATGAGATAGACCGCGGCTCCACCCTGACCGAAGTGGTGAAGCTCCTCCTCAAGAAGGGCTGCGGCCAGGTGCTGGCGGCGGCGGTGCACGGCGTCTTCTCGGGGCCGGCAATCGAGCGGCTGCGCGAGAGCCCTGTCGAGGAGGTCGTGATAACCGATACCCTGCCGCAGCCGGCGGAGAAACGTCTCGATAAGATTCGCACGCTATCGGTGGCGCCCCTGCTCGGTGAAGCGATAAGGCGAATCCATAGCGGGCAATCGGTGGGAGCGCTGTTCGAACAGGTATAA